The DNA sequence CGGGGCCGCTCACGCAGCGCTCCGCACCCGACCCGGGCTGACGACCAGAGGCCGGGGCAGGCCTAGCTGGGCGCCTCCGCGCCCTTGCGGGCGTAGAACCACCAGGCCACGACCACGCAGCTGGCGTAGAAGGCGACGAAGCCCCACATCGCGCTGGTCACGGCGAAGTTGGCGAACATCGCCGGGATGAAGAAGAAGCCGTAGGCGGCGATGGCCGCGGTGAATCCGGTCACCGCGCCCGACTCGATCTCCGCCTGCTTCAGGGCCTTCGCGTACTGCGGGGTGCCCTCCGTCAGGCCCGCGAGGTGCTGGCCGCGGAAGATGACCGGGATCTGGCGGAAGGTCGAGCCGTTGCCGATGCCCGAGAAGAAGAACGCCGACAGGAAACAGAGGAAGAAGCCGTAGAAGGAGCCCTGGTCGGAGCCCACCGGCAGGAAGGTGATCACGCCGATGATCGACGCGCCCATGCCCACGAAGGACAGGATCGTCACCCGTGCGCCTCCGAACTTGTCGGCGATCCAACCGCCCGCCCAGCGGGCCAGTGCGCCGAGCGCCGGGCCCATCCAGGCGTAGGTGGCCACGGAGTACGCCGGGAAGGTCGTCTTGATCAGGAGCGGGAGGGCCGCCGCGAAGCCGATGAAGGAGCCGAAGGTGCCGACGTAGAGCCAGGTCATCAGCCAGTTGTGCTTGCGCTTGAAGATGATCTTCTGCTGGCTGAAGGGGGTGGAGGCCACCTTCAGGTCGTTCTGGCCGAACCAGGCGATGGCCGCCAGGACGATCAGGACCGGCACCCAGACGAACGCGGCGTTCTGGAGGTAGATCTCCGAGCCGTCCGCCTTCTTCTGGCCCGAGCCGATGGCCAGCACCGAGGTGGTGATCAGGATCGGGGTGAGCAGCTGGACCACGGAGACGCCGAGGTTGCCCAGACCGCCGTTGATGCCGGTCGCGTTGCCCTTCTCCTGCTTCGGGTAGAAGAAGCCGATGTTGGCCAGCGAGGAGGAGAAGTTGGCGCCGCCGATGCCGCAGAGCGCGGCGATGGCGACCAGCGTGGTGTACGAGGTGGTGGGGTCCTGCACCGCGAAGCCCAGCCACAGCAGCGGCACGATCAGGATGACCGTGGAGAGCGCGGTGAAGCGGCGCTGGCCGATCATCGGGCCGATGAAGGTGTAGAGGATGCGGGCGGTGCCGCCCGTGATGCCGGGGACGGCCGTCAGCCAGAACAGCTGGGACTGCGAGAAGCCGAAGCCGACGTCCTTGAGGTTCGTCGCCGTGATGCTCCAGACCTGCCAGACCACGAAGGCCACCAGCAGGGCCGGCACCGCGATCCACAGGTTGCGGGTGGCGACCTTCTTGCCGGTGGTCTGCCAGAAGGACGGGTCCTCCGGCGTCCACTCCGTGATCGTGCGACCGGGGCGGTACTGCGCCGGATCGGCCACCTGCACTCGGGCGGTCGCCGCGCGCGCTTGCTGCTTGGCGGAACTCATGGCATGTCCTGAAGGTCGAAGGGGCCTGAAGGTCGAAGGGGCCTGAAGGTTCGGAGGGGTTGCGCAGAACGAAGAGAGAAGCCCTGACCTTCTTAGGGTCCGCCTACAGAGGCGGCTCACATCAGGGGAGAACGTCGTGTGGCGACAGGACAAGGTCCCGTCGCCCACAGTGCGTTGGTAGGGAGGCCGCAGAGCCTTAGAGCCCGAGCTCCACCAGCGGCAGGGACACCTCGGGGTCGTCCAGGCAGATGCCGGTGCGCAGGTCGAAGACCTGCTTGTGCATCGGCGAGGCCACGACGGGCACCCCGTCGCGCGAGCCCATGATGCCGTTGGCGATCACGTCCGCGCCCGAGAAGGGGTCCCGGTTGCCGACCGCGTAGACCTCGCCCGCACGGTCCTTGAAGACCGCGGCCTCGGTGCCGTCCGGCAGTACCGCGGTCCGCCCGCGGCCCGGCTCCAGGGACTGCGCGGCGCCCTCGGCGGCCGCCCCGAAGTCCACGCTCCCGAAGCGCTCCAGCGCCGCCGGGTCCTCCAGGACCGCCGACCACTCGTCCTCGTACGCCGACACGTGGCGCTCCATCTGCGCCTCCAGCTCCGCGCAGATCCCGAGCGAGTCCTCGATCAGGACGGCCTTCAGGTGGTCCAGGCCCGCGGCGCTGCCGCCGAGCCGCTCCAGCCAGGCGGACGTCCGCTCCAGGCGCTCGCCGGTGCGGACGTAGTACATGAGGAACCGGTCGATCAGCGCGAAGAGTTCGGCGGTGTCCAGGTCCGAGGCCAGCAGGTCGGCGTGGCGCGGGGTCGCCCCGCCGTTGCCGCTGACGTACAGGTTCCAGCCGTTGGCGGTGGCGATGACGCCGATGTCCTTGCCCCGGGCCTCCGCGCATTCGCGCAGGCAGCCCGAGACGCCGCCCTTGAACTTGTGCGGGGTGCGCAGACCCCGGTAGCGCAGCTCCAGGTCGATCGCGAGCTGGATGGAATCGCCCTGCCCGAAGCGGCAGAAGCGGGCTCCCACGCAGGACTTCACCGCGCGCAGGGACTTCCCGTACGCCTGCCCGGACTCGAATCCGGCGCCGCCCAGGCGCCGCCAGATGTCGGGCAGCTGCTCCTTCTCGACCCCGAAGAGGCCGATGCGCTGGGCGCCGGTGATCTTCGTGTAGAGGCCGTAGTCCCGGGCCACCTCGCCCAGCGCGATGACCTGTTCGGCCGTGATCTCGCCGCCGGCGACGCGCGGGATGACCGAGTAGGTGCCGTCCTTCTGGAGGTTGGCGAGGAAGAGGTCGTTGGAGTCCTGCAGGGCCGCCTGCTCGCCCGCCAGGATGTGTCCGATGCCGAGGTCGGGGGCGAGGGTGCCCAGGACGTTCGCGACGACCGGCTTGCAGACGGCGCAGCCCTCGCCGCCCTCGCCATAGGTCTCCAGCAGCTCGCTGAAGCTGCGGATGCGCTCGGTGCGGATCTTCTCGTAGATCTCCGCCCGGGTCAGGGTGAAATGTTCACACAGGCCTCGTGTCTTCTCGATGCCCGCCGCGGCCAGTTCGGCGTCCAGGACCGCTTGCAGCGTGCCGATGCAGCCGCCGCAGCCCGTGCCGGCCTTGGTGCACTTCTTGATGCCGCCGATGTCGGTGAGGGACTCCGCGACGACCGCCTCGCGCACGCGCCCCTTGGTGATGTTGTGGCAGCTGCACACCACCGCGTCATCGGGCAGCGCGTCCGC is a window from the Streptomyces sp. NBC_01244 genome containing:
- a CDS encoding NarK family nitrate/nitrite MFS transporter, whose protein sequence is MSSAKQQARAATARVQVADPAQYRPGRTITEWTPEDPSFWQTTGKKVATRNLWIAVPALLVAFVVWQVWSITATNLKDVGFGFSQSQLFWLTAVPGITGGTARILYTFIGPMIGQRRFTALSTVILIVPLLWLGFAVQDPTTSYTTLVAIAALCGIGGANFSSSLANIGFFYPKQEKGNATGINGGLGNLGVSVVQLLTPILITTSVLAIGSGQKKADGSEIYLQNAAFVWVPVLIVLAAIAWFGQNDLKVASTPFSQQKIIFKRKHNWLMTWLYVGTFGSFIGFAAALPLLIKTTFPAYSVATYAWMGPALGALARWAGGWIADKFGGARVTILSFVGMGASIIGVITFLPVGSDQGSFYGFFLCFLSAFFFSGIGNGSTFRQIPVIFRGQHLAGLTEGTPQYAKALKQAEIESGAVTGFTAAIAAYGFFFIPAMFANFAVTSAMWGFVAFYASCVVVAWWFYARKGAEAPS
- the nirB gene encoding nitrite reductase large subunit NirB yields the protein MGQTLVVIGHGMVGHRLLEALAERDALADPARPERGGWQVTVLAEEERPAYDRVHLSAAFTGSTGEELSLAPPGFLETYGIDLRLGDPAELIDTTARTVTARSGDVLRYDALVLATGSYPFVPPIDGADAEGCFTYRTLDDVEALTAYAADPEVRTGVVIGGGLLGLEAAGALRTLGLATHVVEFAPRLMPLQVDDGGAAALRATIESMGVAVHTGVGAAGVQIHPDGRAQALRLTSGEEIGSDVVVFSAGVRPRDRLARECGLAVGDRGGVVVDGHCRTSDPYVYAIGECAQTVDGKVYGLVAPGYQMAETVAEALAGAGELTFTGADTSTKLKLMGADVASFGDPFAPEGRDGAVSVVFSDAREGVYKKLLLGPDGALLGGILVGDAEAYGSLKPHAGRQLPAPPEAFILPSSDGVALPGADALPDDAVVCSCHNITKGRVREAVVAESLTDIGGIKKCTKAGTGCGGCIGTLQAVLDAELAAAGIEKTRGLCEHFTLTRAEIYEKIRTERIRSFSELLETYGEGGEGCAVCKPVVANVLGTLAPDLGIGHILAGEQAALQDSNDLFLANLQKDGTYSVIPRVAGGEITAEQVIALGEVARDYGLYTKITGAQRIGLFGVEKEQLPDIWRRLGGAGFESGQAYGKSLRAVKSCVGARFCRFGQGDSIQLAIDLELRYRGLRTPHKFKGGVSGCLRECAEARGKDIGVIATANGWNLYVSGNGGATPRHADLLASDLDTAELFALIDRFLMYYVRTGERLERTSAWLERLGGSAAGLDHLKAVLIEDSLGICAELEAQMERHVSAYEDEWSAVLEDPAALERFGSVDFGAAAEGAAQSLEPGRGRTAVLPDGTEAAVFKDRAGEVYAVGNRDPFSGADVIANGIMGSRDGVPVVASPMHKQVFDLRTGICLDDPEVSLPLVELGL